accactgagccacagccgccccaattTATGCATGTAAAGTTTCCAAATTAAACTATGACAAGCCTTCCGTATTCTGTTATACACCAGTAGTTGCAACTCCTGCTTAAATAAGGCGGTGGTGGTGGCATACTTTAATTTTGTTGAGATGTTGAATAACAGTTTTGTAAAACACACCTAGACTAATCAATTCAGTCCCAAAGACTACTAAATGAGAGTGATTTTGGATCAGAAGAAGTTTTGCTGAAGATAGAAACTAACTGTCAACAGTGATTTCTGACCTTTGAGTCAAATTGGGTCCACTTGAGTGGGCAGCCACCTTTTGGAGGAACTGTGGGGGCGGCAGTTGTGTTGACAGGTGCTGAGTTTCCTCGTTTACAAATGGACTTTTGCTCTTGGCCACAATTACAAGTACGCCAGAAGCCTGTAATTACAGCAGAAATATGATGTGTGACATTTCACCAGCAACATTTTACTTAATCTAATCTTATCCAGAgcattttatttgtcattctTCAGTGTGCAATTACTCACCCATATAATAAGTCATAAGAACACAGTTCTCATCAAAGGCATCAGAATTTGGTTGATTTTCATCCCATTTTTGTAATGCCACTGGAGAACCATCCATCCACCTTAAAGTACACGTGGTTTAGTAGAAGCATAATGTGAAATCATGCAAACAATAATGACTTTACATTAGAACTCGTTATCCAACTTGTTTCTGTTTTGCATGGTAAATAAACTGAATACAAATAAAATCTAGAGATGTAGCTGTAAATCCCCACCAAAAATCAAGAAATAATTCTTATGAAGTCAGACTGAAGCATTAAAACCGCTTAAAAAGGTTTATGAGTTTAATGAGTGAGTTAAGGGGAAATAAAACTAACTATTATGCTATTTAGGCTGCCAGCCGGCCTACTGTAAGTgccaataatataaaaaaagaaaaaaaagaaaaatctatagGCCAAAGCGTTGTCTCTAACCTCCTGATTCACTATATTACATTGAATGGAATTCATTGATACTTACCAAAATGACCCATCAAGATCCACTGACAAACCTAAATAATAGGACCCATAGCTTCTGGAAACCTgtaaatgcacacatacagaaatacacacaagcTTTATGACCTACTTTTCTAGTTTGTAATTTCTTTCAATATGTGTAAAATTTGACAAGTTTGTTaagcaaacaaataaacatCTACCTGTTTCCATAAGAATAGATTTTCATCTTTACTGGTGACAGATACCAAGTCACCATGCCTCTGCTGACAGAAGTGACGAGCATCCTCCATGGACAATGAGTCTGTGTTCACAAAATACTGATTCCCTCTCCACACAAGCCAACCATCTGAAGTGGTGTTAAAGTCTGCAAAGGTTTTAGAAACATATTGATAatttatgtgtatttaaaaaaaaaaaaagaaagttttttccTGTTATACATCTTTTACAGCATACAATCTTAATGTCTAAAGAAATATTACACAACATAAAAGTGAATAGTTTTTAATGGTACCAGCTAGAAACATTACTCACACCAAGTGTCCTGtctttttgtttggttgtttttttaaatttttaagaTACAGTAAATTGGTCCGCTCAAGTAGACCAAAAAGGGTTAAAAGTGACTGAAGGTAAACCAGCCATCGCTGGTTTCAGTCACCTTGGGCGTGTGTATGGTTATATAATGTCAACTTACCTACCGCAGTATTTTCTGGAGGTGGTTTTGGAGTCACTCCTGTAAGGCCACAAACAAGTGTTATTTTAATGAAGAAAGAAAGCGAACAAATCTGCCAGTCCCAGTCACAGTAACAGTATGTGTCTTGCCAAAGTGAGCAAAATAAGTTTGCATTGATTAATATACCAGACGTACTTCTCACGATCTCTTGAGTCAGTATTTGATAACCGGACCTTACGTTCATGTAAAAAGAATtagctttttaattttatacagGTGTTGTACATTATAGAAAACATAACAAAGGTTAAAAGGCTGACTTTCAGCATTCATAGAGGTTTACATTTGTGTTGGATAAACAGTGTGGGATTTGTAGTCATTTTTATACATAGTCCCTCAGATGTTAGGACAATGCAGCAGGATAAGGATTTTTAATATATAGATTGTCAATATAGACCAGCAAACATATAAACTTGGCTGGGAAAGTGACTTTATTTACATTCATGTTAACTTATCCTATTACTTTCTCTGTGGTCCAAGTAATCATATTGATGATTTGACCATTGTGATAGTTTCACTTGATTGTCCTGAGTTAATTgatttgttaatttgttgatCTGGCTACTGGTCAAATCAACAACTCTTAAAACCTGTTGTTGGAAAGGGGTTTGTGATAAAGATATGTTGGGAAGCTTTGCAGCATTGGGGACGGCAATCAAAGGCATAAAAAAGCATGCATGCACAAGTCAGTTTTTCCTggatgaaataaaatataaagtgaTTTCTCTTCAGAAGAGACAAAAGATAtctgacaaaaaataataactttttCAACTGTACCTGCACGGATCTGACATAGCCAGTCATTGTAGCTCTCACAGTTCACATCGTTCCAAGACCCAGCGTCATCCCAGTTATACACTCTGAATTCAGCACAAGATTCATCATTATTGTGATTGTTTGGCTCTCCTTCCTGCCAGTGCTGGAAGTTTAcctggaataaataaatatggaagaaattagaaaacaataacaaatgtTTGGGGTATCAGATTAAGTTCTGAAAAGTAAAACACAGTTAACCTACCGGGGATCCATCACTCCATGTATAACCAGTGCTCGTGTCAGGAATATGAAGTCCAATCCAGGCTCTTCCATGTCTGCTGAACAAAAGTTATAAATTATTTATGAATGCGACCTTAGCTTTAGCATGTTGTCGCCGTTTCAAGGCAGGACGTAACTTAAGCGATGAGTACCGCAACAAAGAAGTACTCAAGCCATCTTAATAGCAGAGTAAATAGTGTATTCtatttcattttactttttatttattcactgtAAGTATAAAACATAGTACACATGGTACACTCAAATGCCTTTATGAGCCAGTTTTTGAGTTCAATCCTCTTGCATACAGAGGGTTCTAATAATCTGTATTAATGTGTGCTATCTTAAATGTTGCATGCTTTATAGGTGTCTGGTGCTTCAACTTCAAAGTTAAAATTGTTTTAACTAGCTTATACCTTCCAACATGTAGCTCAGAAGCGCTGTGAATGCTGAGCAGGTCTCCTCCAATGGCCCTGCAGTAATCCCTGGCCTCAAACCAGGTCTTCTCATTTGCACGAGGCCCTGTGAAAAACTTGAACACAAGAATGAATGCCTGTTTAAAGTAGTCCAGGTATGTACATCAGTAGAGTAGATAATTTAAATAGacttgtttatatttattttagccATGATGTGTGTATCAGTGAGAGAAAAACTGATTCATTTGCttagaaaaatatatatgcGACATATTTCTAAAGCTACAatagttttgtttctgtcacttaGGAGCAGCAGAATTCCCATATTATCACCTTTTCAGTTGATATGGTATGATATACTAACAATACACCAACTCCTGAAGCAAATATCGGCCTCTTTAGCTGCCAAATGCTAAATAATGTTAACCAGCTGGATGCTAactttgtgtgtctgctgtgtcTTCACATCGCTGTGTGGATGTGCTGCGTTGGTTTGACCaacacttacacacatgcaGCGACAGGATGAAGCTCTGCATCCACACAAAGTGCGGCTCCTTTCCGCAGGGTTGTGcggatgtgtgggtgtgtttatttgtgctttagaaagTAACCACTAAAACAAtcagaaaataatgttttattccTCTGATTCACGGTTTTTTTCCTGCCAGCGTGGCTTTCTCTCATCATTCACTTTCTAGCTCGTTCAACCTCTgctgctttctctctttctggctCGTTGAGCCGGAGAGGAGGGAGTGCATTTGCTTTATTTGAATTGCCTGCTGGGGACATGTTTAATATGTCATTGTGATTGTGGCAGGACACTGGTCTTGTTTTGTTGGTATTAGCAGGTAAGTctatcatgttttaattttgttcaGCTGAGGTTGACCTCTGGTTGTACCTTGGAGCACATGTTTCTTGTTCCCACTCGAGTCCAACCCTCCTCACACTGAGGAGGACTTTGAGTCCCTGGTGCAACGGTTACAACTGCCCCCTCTGCCAGGTGTTTGCAGATGTATTTTTCCTGATTGGTGCAAGGCAGCAGATCCCATAGTCCGGCCAAAATCCCAGTTGTCATGGCAACACAGCCCTTTTTATAACCTTGAGTTGTTGAGGGGGAAAATTGTAAATTAATGTAAATTGTGGAAATGCTGTTTATGCCCTCTATTTTACAGTAAAGAGTAAATTGCATCTTTCTCCATACCTGGCATTTCAGCGTTCCAGTGAGTAAACCTCACTGAGTCTGTGTTGGTCCACACAAACTGATCAGTGTCTTTCTGGTTTGAGAGGCCTAGCCAGAAGTACTTCTCTGGTCTCATCCCCACCAAGCTGATGAGGAAGGCATTATCCACCCTGAAAATATTTACAGATTTTAATGTCTCATTGAATTATGTGAAATATACTGTTAAGGACTTGCAAACACCGTTATACCATGGCTCTTAAACACATGAATTGTTCTTACCCATTTGTAACATCAGCTAAGTAGGAGTCTGAAGTTTTACAGTCCTCTTTAGCTTCATCAAACGTCTTTGTCTCCGTTCCTACAAAGTAGCAGTATGAGCCATGTCTTTTCCATCCCTGTAGAAAACCGAGCGCTGATTAGAACTGTTaagttgtgattttaaaatgaaccATATCCATTTTGTTCATAAAAGACATTGGATTTACACGAGACAGATGCTTAGCTGACCTCCCACTGAACCTGATATTAAAAtcagttttcaaaataaatttctTTGTCTAATCCTGCACTTTGATTAACCAGGTGGTTATAGAGGTCATATACTATTTTCATATATTACATGTAAGTGTACTCACAGCTTTGCAGCCTATATCTACATCTATTTCATCTCCAGTGCTTTCAGTGGCACTCTGCTTCATACAGATAAAACCATGTTTCTCATCACACGAGCGATCCGCCCAGTTGCCATTCTGCAAGAAAACAACACTGTAAACAATTGCATTCTTGTGGATTGGATGTACTGGATAGATAGACTACATCTCATATTCAcaatgctctctctttctcttctgtttttgtttctgggTGGTAATAGGATAGAATGTTTTTTGCACAAATGGGATGGATAATACCAGGATGCCTTACCTCTCCCCTGATGAGAATGCAGTCCTCTGTGTCAGTGGAGACAGACGGTTTCCCAAACTCCCAGCTGGTGAAGCTGACAGTAGAGTGGTCACTCCAGTCAAATAGCCCCTCTGTCTTCCTGTCATTCAGTCCAATCCAGAGCTCATCAGAGGTTCCTGCAGTCAAGAAAGTACCGCATGTCAACCAGTGgaaaacatttaacattgtTAACATGATGTTCTACAAACTGATATTAATAAAACTAATTGTACAATGTGAACATTGCTAGACATGGACAATTGTAGACATCCTTAACTCAGTCAGCAATAAAACTAATAGACGATAATACACATGCGTTTGCAGTGTATACATGTGTCCTGCCTTCCTACTCAGACTTACTGAGTTTTTGGGATTTGTATATTGAATACAAAAGAAGACAGTGTAAACTCAGTCTTAATGTCTTTTGTCTTGACATACCGAATCCAAGTTGAGAGATGACAAAGCTTTGTTCCTCCACATTGCGAATGCTCACTAAGTCTCCGTCTTCTTTGCGGCACTCTCTCTGAGCATCAGACCATGTTTGCAAAGCACGATGAAGGTGGAAGCAGTGGCCATTGTAGGGAATCCAAGGGGCTGACAAAATCCTTGCTCAACTGATGAGCAAAAGATAAAGGGGATTGATTGACTGAAATTATAGAGTAAACGTCATCACATGAAACAGCCAGAGGAGGTTGGAATAAAATTGAGCAGAATATGGTTCTGTACTTTGTGGAGGAGATGGCGGGGCCTTGTCTTTGTAGCAGATGTAGCCCAGTTTCTTGATGCAGGATGAACTTTGCCAAGAGTGCTGCCCAGTAGAGTCAAGAAATGCACAGTTGTGTCCCGGATTAGGAAGTGGATTTCCTAAAACAAAAGTGGAGATTTATATTCATTGCATCCTTGAAAATCTCACTCTCTATTAGCAATGTATTTGttctctaccaactcctgaaGGAATTGTCTGTCTCTTTCGCAGCTAGTCACTGACTGCTGGGAAGATATCGTACAGTTggtttttagagtttttttaatctttaaaatcTCCTTGTGGGTAGAAACATGAGGGTGAAACGTAACATGTATGTTTCAGGCTGTTTTATTGGAGTGAAGACTTACCTGCACTCCATCTCAGATAACGGAAGGGCTTCCCATCAGACCACTGCCAGCCATGTTGTGGGTCCAAGACCAACCCGGTCCAAAGTTTATGTTTTCCGGATCTCAATAGtgctgtgtgtttatatgtgtttgtgtggttgagaagaacataaaaaggaaaaggacGGAGTAAATAAATTGTTCCTCttttccatattgttcctcTTTTTCATTGCAACAAGTCAGCAAAAAGACAGAATTCAAGCTctagcacaaaaaaaataaaccaaacacaTCAAAACATATAAGGGAAATCTTACAAGAGGAATCATGTTCCTATTAAGTATCAGGTTAAACCAAACGCTGTATGTATCAGTGTATCTAATAATGTTTGATAAAGTTATGCTGTATAAATTTAGCAAGATTGGGACACTTTAGTTCCTGTGAGACTTTCAGTTTGAAACCAAAGTGCAGAGGCTTCATATGACTCCTGAACAAAATGGATTACACAATCTCTCCTCTGTGCTCACGATGTCACAATGATCCTTGAACTCAATGTTTAACGCAACAGTATGTAGACCTCAAgcattttttctgaaataactggtgttttaaaagttgatgtgtaatTTGATCAAACATCAATTTGAGAAGAATGtgtgcaaaaaataaacagtcGTCATTTTATCAATGATTTTCTGTTTGCTTATTCACTAAAACAGAGTTACAATTTTTGTCTCTATTATGACTAACAATAAATgactaacaataaaaaaaaaagcaattgaaTCTCATCTTAGAAACACTCAAACATGGAGAACTGCACTGTGAACAAGATCAATCAAGTCTTACATTTCTAAAACGTATTTAAGGATATTTTATCTAATTTTTTATTCTAATTCTAATATTCTAATGAAACAGATACTGGCAATTAGACTGcttatttaacatgttttatacTTCTTTAGAATTGATGCATTAAACAGCAGTTCAAATgacttataaaaaaaatggtacATGTATATGATCATGTATAATTAAAAGCATAACATAATGGAATACTCATTTAAGAGCTTTTTGATTGAATAATAAAACAGTTTTAACCCATAATATAAACAGTTTTTAATATCTTTATTATCTAACCACTGTGTTGGGTCAGTATCTGTTTCAAAACAAGCAAACATCCACCAGGTGGCATCTTACCTGAGACAAAAGCCTGCTCATTAACATCGGTGATACTGAGCAGGGAGGCCCCCTGCTGTTTACAGCTGGCTTCAGCCTGGGCCCAAGTCAGAACCGACTGTGTGTTGAGCTGGTAATACGCTCCTGATATAATGTTCTTCTCCCAGTTGTCTGATGCTGTGCATCAATACAGAAAtagagaaaacaaaatactttaatcatctaaacattttaattgtattacTGCAGCCTTAAATGTTGCTCTTATATTGAGAGCTATATGTTAAGCATCAAATATGTTAACTAGTGAACAACAACTTGTTGATTACTTGTATAATCTAATGTGTGCTCCGAAACCAAATTAATTTGCCTGAACATACATATGTGTGGTGCTGGTATGTGCATCAATCATGCTTTTTACTCACTGTAGTGAGATTAAAATCATAAATGCAGTACTCACAAGTAGTCGGGCAGTGTCCCCACTGTTCGTGTTCATATCTTGTTTCAACCGCACACCAAAGTCGCTTCGTTGAGGAGTCGTACGTAGTGCAGTCTCCAAACCACCGGTCTTTGTACAGGAAGGGAAACGAGCAGATCTTACCAAACGCATTTCCCTCAATGGTGTAAAGttctaaaagggaaaaaagaggtTATTCACATAAAAACTTAAATTGAACTATTGCTTCTCTTTACTACAGATTACTCAAGGCGTGCACAACCAAACTCTAGTGAGGAAGCACTTGATGCACCATTCAAGTTGATCATTTGTCACCTGACACTAAGTATCAATAATTTTGTAGGTGTTTGAGGAATCCCAGTAAAAAATCATGCATATTTGCTCATGTATTGTGTTGTTCAGTCTTAAGGCTTGGCTATTGAGTTTTTATACTGTACCTCTGTATGTTCTGGAACAAGCACCGCTGGCTGTCCCTGTGATTGTGAAGTCGTTATTCAGCCCGACAGTTTTGGAGAGAGCAATTGTTTCATCAGGTTTGACTTCAATGTACAACTGTTGGCCTTTGAGGGCCAGCAGAGTTTCATTCTTGCATTCCCACTTTTGTAGCTCACTCCTGTCATCACAATCGTAGAGGCTCACTTCACTCCCTACACTTTTGCCCTGAGCTCCCAGGCACTTTTTGGTTGAGGTAACAAAAAGACGATCACCGGTTGTCCAGCGCATCTCAAGGCAGCGGGTTGATCTTTTCAGCAAACAGAAACCAGTGGCCTTGTTAGAGAGTGAGAATGGGGAATCTGCGaatagaagtaaaaaaaaagaatagaataCTGTGACCAATTAGAAATGCACTCACTACCACAATACATACTTAGAACATAGCCCTTACATGCAGATTATGTCACATAAGAAAGCTTGAGTGCATACTGTACCATTTCTTGTTGAACATTGAGATGTTGGGATGAAGAGTACAAAGGCTGCTAGAGTTATCCTCTGGGTCAGCATTCTTCTGATAAGTCTCAGAGTATTAGACATTGTCCACGCATTGCAAGCAGATGACTTATGAGCATGGACATGCAAAGGAGGGACTCTTAATACTACGGACactgtcagttttttttccttctcattGATAAAGTGTCATGTTTCAGATTGGCACATTTCAACATTAGCTACTGGTAAAAAGGGGGGGTTGGGAGGGAAGTAGGGTCAGCATAGacaaaacaccccccccccccacccacacacacactcacacacacacacacacaacacatacacatagtcTTGCTTGCACGGATGTCACGCTCCAGAAATGGCAAAAAGTGGCCCcactcacttcctgtcctgGAACAAAATGATGTGTAAGAGATTTATGTTAAACATGACTCATCAAAGTCAATGGTCAAGTGCAGCATCAATGCTCATATACTTTGATGCACATTCTTGATATCTAGCCACTGGTTTCTGCAAGGGCTCTGGAAAGAGCTAACTTTTCATTGcaaatcaaagtaaaaaaataatggaTGTTATGAAACAATAAAGAGAGAATAAACTTTTAAAGACTATGATAGGTCTATAGCAGGAAGTACTGTATCAAGTGATCTCTGTTCAGTGAtggcatgatttttttttatttatccatgCAAGTTACTAATGTACTGTCTTTTATTATGCCcaatttacaaacaaaaaacatgccaTTTTATTAACTGAACCCTTGGCATTTTGACTAGTGGCAACCTGCATGGCCTGGTATATGAGGTACCTTCTCAATAGAGAGAAAAGGCTGTGAGAGGGCTTAGCGTGAGGCGTGAATCAATacatcagtcagtcagtcagtctgttaCTGCATAattatgtactatatatactgttgAGCCATTGTATCTTTACTATAAAACGATCAATAACTGCCCAATCAGAGCTGACTAGGCTTTGAATCCATATCCACTTACTCCTTTTTGCTATTAATTGCTTAGTTTGCCTGAACCTCCTTGCAACCTCTTAGTAACACCCAAACAACCACTGACTTCTACTTTGCAATACCCTACTGCCCTCTTAGAAGTCATACTTAACACCCTAGTTTTCAACAGTGCGTGATTGCATTAAAGGTGGCTGAAAGTCACTTAATTCTATACATTAATAGTGCCATGATAGCTTGTGAGGTTATTCAAGCAGAGTGATATTGCACTGTTGCTGATGAAGAGAAAATTTTGTGCATCCTGAGTGTAGCAACACAATATCCTGTTAGGGGGCAGAGGCATTTAGCTTTGCCATAACATATATCATAGCATTTTGTATTTTCACTTCCTCTTCGATTATTCTCCTTTTTGGAGCTGAGGAATCTGCTGAAATATGGACCTTTGGGACTGCAGTGATTGTTTCTATAAGACCTGTAAGGATGACTAGTGCAGTTTTATACTGGTGTAGTTCCTGATTATCTTTGTACCACATTAAATGTGTGACTGTTTGTCTTCAAAAATGTTAAGGGTCATTCTTAATTTGGCATAGTTATAATAGATGAAAGGGAAAAAGGTGTCACAACCTGGTTTAAGATTTGATAAAAAGTGGACTGCTCTGCTCTGCGTTTACCTTCAGCATGCCACAGACGCATGTGTTCACCATGCTAGCAGCCTCTTCTGGGCCCCGGTCAGACAGAGCATGTTTTAGCAGGCTGGGACGGCTTTTGTCATTGTCGATTTTAATAGTTTCCCTGTTGGGTAATCTTAATTTGGGTGTTTGGGTGCTTTGTGGCTTTTCCCGTCTCTATTCCATTAACAGAGTTATTACTTCTCCCTTTTCTTCCAATAATTTcctgaagaaacacaaacctTGGCTCAAGCACTATGATAGTATGCTGTTTGTGAGATGATGTCATTGTGTATTGTCCAGTCAGACACACCTGACAGAGAACTCAGTTCACAGTTTACAGCCCCTGCAGCAGAAAAAGTTAGAGGATGGGTCAGTTATTTAGTTATTAGTTGTTTGTTCCAAAGCACATTCAAATGAAGGTTATAAACTTACAATGCCCTGGGTTTTTGACCTGAACTGTTACACACATAGTGGTTTGTAGTGTTTTTGTAAGTTTATTTTATGAGGATTTACCCAGAGCTGTTTGAGAGTTGACA
The sequence above is drawn from the Etheostoma spectabile isolate EspeVRDwgs_2016 chromosome 12, UIUC_Espe_1.0, whole genome shotgun sequence genome and encodes:
- the LOC116699250 gene encoding LOW QUALITY PROTEIN: macrophage mannose receptor 1-like (The sequence of the model RefSeq protein was modified relative to this genomic sequence to represent the inferred CDS: inserted 1 base in 1 codon), which encodes MSNTLRLIRRMLTQRITLAAFVLFIPTSQCSTRNDSPFSLSNKATGFCLLKRSTRCLEMRWTTGDRLFVTSTKKCLGAQGKSVGSEVSLYDCDDRSELQKWECKNETLLALKGQQLYIEVKPDETIALSKTVGLNNDFTITGTASGACSRTYRELYTIEGNAFGKICSFPFLYKDRWFGDCTTYDSSTKRLWCAVETRYEHEQWGHCPTTSSDNWEKNIISGAYYQLNTQSVLTWAQAEASCKQQGASLLSITDVNEQAFVSALLRSGKHKLWTGLVLDPQHGWQWSDGKPFRYLRWSAGNPLPNPGHNCAFLDSTGQHSWQSSSCIKKLGYICYKDKAPPSPPQIEQGFCXAPWIPYNGHCFHLHRALQTWSDAQRECRKEDGDLVSIRNVEEQSFVISQLGFGTSDELWIGLNDRKTEGLFDWSDHSTVSFTSWEFGKPSVSTDTEDCILIRGENGNWADRSCDEKHGFICMKQSATESTGDEIDVDIGCKAGWKRHGSYCYFVGTETKTFDEAKEDCKTSDSYLADVTNGVDNAFLISLVGMRPEKYFWLGLSNQKDTDQFVWTNTDSVRFTHWNAEMPGYKKGCVAMTTGILAGLWDLLPCTNQEKYICKHLAEGAVVTVAPGTQSPPQCEEGWTRVGTRNMCSKFFTGPRANEKTWFEARDYCRAIGGDLLSIHSASELHVGRHGRAWIGLHIPDTSTGYTWSDGSPVNFQHWQEGEPNNHNNDESCAEFRVYNWDDAGSWNDVNCESYNDWLCQIRAGVTPKPPPENTAVDFNTTSDGWLVWRGNQYFVNTDSLSMEDARHFCQQRHGDLVSVTSKDENLFLWKQVSRSYGSYYLGLSVDLDGSFWWMDGSPVALQKWDENQPNSDAFDENCVLMTYYMGFWRTCNCGQEQKSICKRGNSAPVNTTAAPTVPPKGGCPLKWTQFDSKCYSINSNRKTTWEEARKQCITMGGNLVSIPTRRVQAFLTTKMAESGTTDLWIGLNSLKQDGFYWTDGKARRFTNWGHSKRRRPQGSFYQRWNEEECVVLTSGITFGIGKWLIKSCNDTNGYVCLRNLDPNIQPQPEPAVSNIYVTLGNDSIKVVTKNLTWDDAKKQCEGEKANLASLRNEWTHAYVELVAMNLKAPLWIGLNKKQTGGFFRYIDGWHLNAASWAEGEPSNDQPCVYLDVDGKWRTAFCNQTMNSVCMQSTDVAPTESTNFPGICPEQTNVEYHQTYTWLPFKGHCYLFMTEEIEWADAASSCVRHGGILTSIGDPDEQQFIKSNVERFQDSHSAFWIGLYKTHKGTWLWLDKTIMDYTNWAADDSNNDFAEIGTSDGAWRTGRRWHDRAYICKTPKVMPIDSGSKPEPHGGQDPRSRVHMSLIVVLIIAITSTLIVIAFFFYKKSPRPLPTFDNPLYFDSERSQPDVVDTNKLIENAEVENPEPIITL